One region of Nitrospira sp. genomic DNA includes:
- a CDS encoding metal ABC transporter permease, whose product MLELFTYDFMQRSLLAAAMVGGLCSVIGVFVVLRGLAFVGAGTAHAAFAGVALGYLMGWPPLLLAIIFGLATVWITGWVEEKGRMKLDVSIGILYTTTMALAILFIGLMKTYNAEVYGYLFGSVLSVTSEELRTIGGLSILVLGLTLLFSKELYFIAFDQEMAEASGVPARKIFFLLLTLVALTVVISLKTVGAILVFAMILIPASTAYQLTHSLRTLTIYSILIGISTSVAGVLISAFWDIPSGPAIVLLATTLFFCSILVSPKRQPVAYTS is encoded by the coding sequence ATGCTTGAGCTGTTTACTTACGATTTCATGCAACGGTCCCTCCTCGCTGCAGCGATGGTAGGCGGGCTCTGTTCTGTCATTGGCGTGTTTGTGGTCTTGCGGGGACTCGCCTTCGTTGGGGCAGGTACGGCCCATGCCGCATTTGCCGGGGTGGCACTCGGCTATTTAATGGGTTGGCCACCGCTGCTCCTTGCGATCATTTTTGGCTTAGCTACAGTCTGGATCACTGGGTGGGTGGAAGAAAAGGGTCGCATGAAGCTGGATGTCTCAATCGGGATTCTCTACACGACAACCATGGCGCTGGCCATTCTTTTCATCGGTCTCATGAAGACCTACAATGCTGAGGTCTATGGCTATTTGTTTGGCAGTGTATTGTCCGTCACAAGCGAAGAACTGCGGACTATCGGAGGTCTCAGCATCCTTGTGCTGGGCCTGACCCTGCTCTTTTCGAAAGAGCTGTACTTCATCGCCTTCGATCAGGAGATGGCCGAAGCCTCAGGTGTACCGGCCCGTAAAATATTTTTCCTCCTTCTCACATTAGTCGCACTGACTGTCGTAATCTCGCTTAAAACTGTTGGAGCAATCCTAGTATTTGCCATGATTCTGATACCGGCTTCGACCGCCTACCAGCTCACACACAGCCTGCGCACTCTTACCATCTACTCCATTCTCATCGGCATCTCGACATCGGTAGCGGGTGTCCTGATTTCGGCGTTCTGGGATATTCCATCCGGCCCAGCCATTGTATTGTTGGCCACGACGCTATTTTTCTGTTCCATCCTGGTCTCCCCCAAGCGACAGCCTGTCGCCTACACCTCTTAA
- a CDS encoding outer membrane beta-barrel protein, protein MLHRVLKQRVLGLGLLVGAIAISSPTVSHAIDVVHEGTAQPGEIVAGFRVGPGFSTNPALNTVGPSLNFQGLYGVNKWLRMGMVLDWDQHKIDKNAANALGVSGSFSTITILPVYLEYRPGRIGGIQPYVATGIGVNVNNKQISNTMAWRAAGGIDYFLTKALALNTEIKYTRNTTDGQDLGGVALLFGVRYSFGR, encoded by the coding sequence ATGTTACATCGAGTACTGAAGCAGCGCGTTCTAGGACTGGGGTTGTTGGTTGGGGCAATCGCCATATCGTCGCCCACGGTTTCCCACGCCATTGATGTGGTGCATGAGGGAACAGCGCAGCCAGGGGAAATCGTAGCAGGCTTTCGCGTAGGCCCAGGATTCAGCACAAACCCCGCACTCAATACCGTCGGCCCTTCCCTGAACTTCCAAGGCCTCTATGGAGTCAATAAGTGGCTCCGCATGGGAATGGTTCTCGACTGGGACCAGCATAAGATTGACAAGAATGCAGCGAATGCGCTCGGCGTCAGCGGATCCTTTTCAACGATCACGATTCTTCCCGTGTATTTGGAGTACCGTCCAGGACGTATTGGCGGGATTCAGCCCTATGTGGCCACAGGTATTGGTGTGAACGTTAACAACAAGCAGATTTCGAATACGATGGCATGGCGTGCAGCGGGCGGGATTGATTACTTCTTGACCAAGGCGTTAGCGCTCAATACAGAAATCAAGTACACCCGAAACACCACCGATGGCCAAGATCTCGGCGGTGTGGCCCTCCTTTTCGGCGTTCGCTATTCGTTTGGCCGTTAG
- a CDS encoding outer membrane beta-barrel protein: MNKGSSRRVVSGLALALFASVLMSTSPVLAEDGKQDFGGIEPGKWVLGMRAGFAPLTQQLSANTSTDVGSLVNFQAMYSLNTWLLVGLMVEWERHAVDSERPSRSLGHQDTVSVLPTLELRPGNYGQLSPYVNMSFGVNSNGFGEDTTTRISPSNTFAWRLGWGADYMITKQFALNAEMAYKRNDGHVTINNNTRNDDWNASSFGFLFGVKMYF; this comes from the coding sequence ATGAACAAGGGATCATCTCGACGGGTCGTCAGCGGTTTAGCTTTGGCTCTTTTCGCTAGCGTACTGATGTCTACCAGTCCGGTGCTGGCCGAAGACGGCAAACAAGACTTTGGTGGCATCGAGCCGGGGAAATGGGTCCTGGGCATGCGAGCAGGGTTTGCGCCACTCACCCAACAGCTCTCAGCCAACACCTCAACCGATGTCGGATCGCTGGTGAACTTTCAGGCTATGTATAGCCTGAATACGTGGCTGCTCGTCGGCTTGATGGTGGAATGGGAACGCCACGCCGTTGACAGTGAACGGCCTTCGAGGAGTTTGGGGCACCAGGACACCGTATCGGTGCTGCCGACCCTCGAATTACGCCCGGGAAACTATGGTCAATTAAGCCCGTATGTCAACATGAGCTTTGGAGTCAACTCGAACGGCTTTGGAGAAGATACCACTACGCGTATCAGCCCAAGCAACACGTTTGCCTGGCGGTTGGGCTGGGGAGCGGATTACATGATCACAAAGCAGTTCGCCTTGAATGCGGAAATGGCCTACAAAAGGAACGACGGACACGTAACTATTAATAACAACACACGAAACGATGACTGGAACGCCTCGTCCTTTGGGTTCCTTTTCGGGGTGAAGATGTATTTCTAA
- a CDS encoding GNAT family N-acetyltransferase, protein MPPPLKTTVTFSEKKSLHPEQLLTLFQQAPWAKGRTLNDAREMLRHTDVALCAWDGDRLVGFGRVLTDFVYRATIWDVIVDERYQKQGIGAEIVQRILHHPRLKKVELFWLCTRRPGFYEKLGFSSKEQTGMVWNRSQNARME, encoded by the coding sequence ATGCCCCCTCCGCTCAAGACCACGGTTACCTTTTCAGAAAAGAAGTCGCTTCACCCCGAACAATTATTGACGTTGTTTCAGCAGGCACCCTGGGCTAAGGGCCGGACGCTGAATGATGCCCGGGAGATGCTCCGTCATACCGATGTGGCGCTGTGTGCCTGGGACGGCGATCGTCTGGTCGGCTTCGGCCGTGTGCTCACGGATTTCGTCTATCGCGCAACCATCTGGGATGTGATCGTGGATGAGCGGTATCAGAAGCAGGGCATCGGAGCCGAAATTGTCCAGCGCATCCTCCATCATCCTCGCCTGAAAAAAGTCGAACTCTTCTGGCTCTGCACCCGCCGGCCGGGCTTCTACGAAAAGCTAGGATTCAGTTCCAAGGAACAGACCGGCATGGTCTGGAATCGCAGCCAGAACGCTCGGATGGAATAA
- a CDS encoding RluA family pseudouridine synthase → MITEFVVTAGEQPKRLDIFLANHQRDISRSALQRLIELGRIRINEQVVKASQKIKPGDKISMDVPKPEPLALKGEAIPLEVLFEDDSLLVLNKPSGIVVHPAPGNWTGTLVNALLHHFQTSGGTVSAIGGKERPGLVHRLDKETSGVMVIAKTDQAHRHLAAQFKEHTITRVYEALIWGVPKKGHGLIELAIGRDTKERKKISTRTTSPRESATEYKVDQRYGKVAAHVLLYPRTGRTHQLRVHLTSLGHPILGDPTYGGRKVCAIDEVEIPRVMLHARTLGFTHPTTGMRQDFTRPFPSDMETVTKALQQIRASKLNKES, encoded by the coding sequence ATGATTACGGAATTTGTGGTCACGGCTGGAGAGCAGCCCAAACGCCTGGATATCTTTCTCGCCAATCACCAACGAGATATCTCCCGATCCGCCTTGCAGCGCCTGATCGAACTTGGCCGCATTCGCATCAACGAGCAGGTAGTGAAGGCCAGCCAGAAGATCAAGCCGGGAGACAAGATCAGCATGGATGTGCCGAAGCCCGAGCCACTGGCGCTTAAGGGCGAAGCTATCCCTCTGGAAGTCCTCTTTGAAGACGACAGTCTCCTAGTGCTCAACAAGCCCTCTGGCATCGTGGTTCACCCAGCGCCGGGGAACTGGACCGGGACACTGGTGAATGCGCTGCTCCATCACTTTCAGACATCCGGAGGGACCGTCTCGGCTATCGGGGGGAAAGAACGACCCGGACTTGTCCATCGACTGGACAAGGAAACCTCCGGCGTGATGGTGATTGCCAAGACCGATCAAGCGCATCGCCATCTCGCCGCGCAGTTTAAGGAGCATACGATTACGAGAGTGTACGAAGCCTTGATCTGGGGAGTTCCGAAGAAGGGCCATGGGTTGATCGAGCTGGCGATCGGGCGCGATACCAAGGAGCGTAAGAAGATTTCGACCAGGACGACCAGCCCGCGAGAATCAGCGACGGAGTACAAGGTGGATCAGCGGTATGGCAAGGTTGCCGCACATGTCCTCCTCTACCCTCGGACGGGGCGCACGCATCAGCTCCGCGTCCACCTCACCTCCCTCGGTCACCCCATACTTGGGGACCCGACATATGGTGGCCGAAAGGTCTGCGCGATTGATGAGGTGGAGATTCCGCGTGTCATGCTCCATGCTCGAACACTCGGCTTCACGCACCCCACGACCGGGATGCGACAGGACTTTACTCGCCCGTTCCCATCCGATATGGAGACGGTGACCAAAGCGCTTCAACAGATACGAGCATCGAAGCTGAACAAAGAATCATGA
- a CDS encoding F0F1 ATP synthase subunit epsilon: MAGKILLEVVTPEKQLLSQQVDEVIAPGSEGEFGVLPGHCYFLSTLRIGELRYRVGDQTHHMAILWGYAEVTPTKVTVMAEIAEKAEDIDVGRAQAAVEKAEQRLKAGGLPSEVKEAEISLEKARLRKKIAERAHKAGRA; this comes from the coding sequence ATGGCGGGAAAGATTCTGTTAGAGGTTGTGACTCCGGAAAAACAGCTGCTGAGTCAGCAGGTGGATGAAGTCATCGCGCCTGGCTCGGAAGGCGAGTTCGGGGTGTTGCCAGGCCATTGTTACTTTCTGTCCACACTGCGCATCGGCGAGCTTCGATATCGTGTGGGCGATCAGACTCACCACATGGCGATTCTCTGGGGCTATGCCGAAGTCACCCCGACTAAAGTCACAGTCATGGCAGAGATCGCGGAGAAGGCCGAGGATATTGACGTCGGCCGTGCTCAAGCTGCGGTCGAGAAAGCCGAACAACGCCTGAAGGCCGGTGGCCTTCCTTCGGAAGTCAAAGAAGCCGAAATCAGCCTCGAGAAAGCCCGTCTTCGTAAAAAGATCGCCGAACGTGCCCATAAAGCCGGGCGCGCGTAG
- the atpD gene encoding F0F1 ATP synthase subunit beta, producing MSTGKVVQVIGPVVDVEFPPGQLPNIYNALKVVQEENKAAGKPAVRITLEVATHLGENRVRGIAMSTTDGLTRGMDVHDTGAPISVPVGRETLGRLINVLGEPVDEKGPINAKKTYPIHRPAPKLEDQDTKTEVLETGIKVVDLLEPYSKGGKVGLFGGAGVGKTVIIMELINNIALHHGGFSVFAGVGERTREGNDLWHEMQESKVIDPDDFTKSKVSLIYGQMNEPPGARLRVALTGLAVAEFFRDEENQDVLLFVDNIFRFTQAGSEVSALLGRMPSAVGYQPTLSTEMGQLQERITSTKRGSITSVQAIYVPADDLTDPAPATAFAHLDATTVLSRQLAELGIYPAVDPLDSTSRILDPQVIGEEHYKVARGVQSVLQKYKDLQDIIAILGMDELSEDDKMAVARARKIQRFLSQPFHVAEAFTGSPGKYVKLKDTVRSFKEILEGKYDHLPEQAFYMVGPIEEAVAKAAKMGVKV from the coding sequence GTGAGCACAGGAAAAGTCGTTCAAGTCATCGGGCCCGTGGTGGACGTGGAATTTCCTCCCGGCCAACTGCCGAACATCTACAACGCGCTGAAGGTGGTCCAGGAAGAAAATAAGGCCGCCGGCAAGCCGGCCGTCCGGATCACGCTGGAGGTCGCCACGCACCTCGGTGAAAACCGGGTCCGCGGGATCGCCATGTCGACCACCGATGGTTTGACGCGTGGGATGGATGTTCATGACACCGGTGCGCCGATCTCTGTTCCGGTCGGTCGTGAGACGCTTGGTCGCCTCATCAATGTGCTGGGTGAGCCGGTCGATGAGAAGGGGCCGATCAACGCCAAGAAGACCTACCCGATTCACCGCCCCGCTCCGAAGCTCGAAGATCAGGATACCAAGACCGAAGTGCTCGAGACCGGTATTAAGGTCGTGGACCTGCTGGAGCCGTACAGCAAAGGCGGAAAAGTCGGACTCTTCGGCGGCGCCGGTGTCGGCAAGACCGTTATCATCATGGAGCTGATCAACAACATCGCGCTGCATCACGGCGGTTTTTCCGTGTTTGCCGGCGTCGGTGAACGCACCCGTGAAGGCAACGACCTCTGGCACGAAATGCAGGAGTCGAAAGTCATCGATCCGGACGATTTTACCAAATCCAAGGTCTCATTGATCTATGGCCAGATGAACGAACCGCCCGGAGCCCGTCTTCGCGTGGCCCTGACCGGTTTGGCCGTCGCGGAATTCTTCCGTGATGAAGAGAATCAAGACGTGCTCCTGTTCGTCGACAACATTTTCCGGTTTACCCAGGCCGGTTCAGAGGTGTCAGCCTTGCTCGGCCGTATGCCGTCAGCCGTCGGCTATCAGCCCACGCTCTCAACTGAGATGGGGCAGCTGCAAGAACGTATTACTTCGACCAAGCGTGGTTCAATCACGTCGGTGCAAGCCATCTATGTGCCGGCGGACGACTTGACCGACCCGGCCCCGGCGACGGCGTTTGCCCACTTGGACGCCACCACCGTGTTGTCCCGGCAGTTGGCGGAGTTGGGTATTTATCCGGCCGTCGATCCGCTGGACTCCACCTCCCGTATTCTCGATCCGCAAGTCATCGGTGAAGAGCACTATAAGGTCGCCCGCGGAGTCCAGTCTGTGCTCCAAAAGTATAAGGATCTGCAGGACATTATCGCGATTCTCGGTATGGACGAATTGTCCGAAGACGACAAAATGGCGGTGGCCCGTGCGCGGAAGATCCAGCGATTCCTGTCGCAGCCGTTCCATGTCGCCGAAGCGTTTACCGGCTCGCCGGGCAAGTATGTGAAGCTGAAAGATACGGTCCGCAGCTTCAAGGAAATCCTCGAGGGCAAGTACGATCACCTCCCGGAACAAGCGTTCTACATGGTAGGTCCGATCGAGGAAGCCGTGGCGAAGGCCGCAAAGATGGGTGTGAAGGTATAG
- the atpG gene encoding ATP synthase F1 subunit gamma, producing the protein MPSLQSLRRKIAAFKNTQKITKAMKMVAAAKLKRSQDRILAARPYALKMRGVLSNLSQRVNRSAHPLLQKREGKKIEVLVITSDRGLCGGFNGNIARKTVEFVRQCEARGLQVNLSIVGRKGRDYFRRRTWPIRQEWTGVFDKLSFEHALDIGGDLTDNFVKGTFDELYVVYNEFKSAIQQRVIVEKLFPIDAATEFGAAQAEGTTGGSYLYEPDEADLLNVLVPKHFQVQAYRILLESAAAEHGARMAAMDGATRNAGQLIKKVTLYYNKTRQAAITKELMDIVGGAEALQ; encoded by the coding sequence ATGCCGAGTTTACAAAGTCTGCGCCGCAAAATTGCGGCCTTCAAAAATACGCAGAAGATTACCAAGGCCATGAAAATGGTGGCCGCGGCGAAGCTCAAGCGTTCGCAGGATCGAATCCTGGCGGCGCGTCCCTACGCATTGAAGATGCGCGGAGTCTTGAGCAACCTGAGCCAGCGGGTGAACCGTTCGGCCCATCCGCTCTTGCAGAAGCGCGAGGGGAAGAAGATTGAAGTGCTGGTGATCACCAGCGATCGCGGACTCTGCGGCGGCTTCAACGGCAACATTGCGCGCAAGACCGTCGAGTTCGTCCGTCAGTGCGAAGCCCGCGGGCTTCAAGTCAATCTCAGCATCGTCGGCCGCAAGGGGCGCGATTACTTTAGACGGCGGACCTGGCCGATCCGGCAGGAGTGGACCGGGGTCTTCGATAAGCTCAGCTTCGAGCACGCACTCGATATCGGCGGCGATCTGACCGACAACTTTGTGAAGGGCACATTCGACGAGCTCTACGTCGTCTACAACGAATTTAAATCAGCCATCCAGCAGCGAGTGATCGTCGAGAAATTGTTCCCCATTGACGCGGCTACCGAGTTCGGCGCGGCTCAAGCCGAGGGGACGACCGGCGGCAGTTACCTGTACGAACCGGACGAAGCCGATTTGCTGAATGTGCTGGTGCCGAAGCATTTTCAAGTGCAGGCCTATCGTATTCTGTTGGAGTCGGCCGCGGCCGAACATGGCGCACGTATGGCCGCGATGGATGGCGCGACGCGGAATGCCGGCCAGCTCATCAAGAAAGTCACGCTCTACTACAACAAGACCCGGCAGGCCGCGATTACGAAAGAACTCATGGATATCGTCGGCGGCGCAGAAGCGTTGCAATAG
- the atpA gene encoding F0F1 ATP synthase subunit alpha — MQIKADEISAIIKEKIKGFDKQVDVKETGSVIQVGDGIAKVYGLDGAMAGEMLEFPGGLYGIALNLEEDNVGAVLMGEDTAIKEGDPVKRTGRIAEIPVGEALIGRVVNAIGQPIDGKGPIKSEHSSRIEVVAPGVNTRQSVREPLQTGIKAIDAMIPIGRGQRELIIGDRQTGKTAIAVDTIINQKGLGVFCIYVAVGQKRSTVARVVKTLEENHAMEYSIVVAATASDPAPMQFLAPFAGAAIGEYFRDNGKHALIVYDDLSKHAVAYRQLSLLLRRPPGREAYPGDVFYLHSRLLERAAKLSEKLGGGSLTALPIIETQAGDVSAYIPTNVISITDGQIYLGSDLFYSGIRPAINVGLSVSRVGGSAQIKTMKQVAGTLRLDLAQYREMAAFSQFGSELDKATQMQLARGVRMVELLKQGQYKPMPVADQVLSIHAGVNGYLDDVPVDKVLQFEADYLHYVQQHHPDLKKEIASIGKIDDKVGARLKEIITTFKQKMGYGAK; from the coding sequence ATGCAGATCAAGGCAGATGAAATCAGTGCGATCATTAAGGAAAAGATCAAGGGCTTCGACAAGCAAGTCGATGTCAAGGAGACCGGTTCGGTCATCCAGGTCGGCGACGGGATTGCCAAGGTCTACGGGCTCGATGGAGCCATGGCCGGAGAAATGCTGGAGTTCCCCGGCGGACTCTATGGCATCGCGCTGAACCTCGAAGAAGACAACGTCGGTGCCGTGTTGATGGGCGAAGACACCGCGATCAAGGAAGGCGATCCCGTCAAGCGCACGGGCCGCATCGCAGAAATCCCGGTCGGCGAAGCCCTGATCGGGCGCGTGGTCAACGCCATCGGCCAACCGATCGACGGCAAGGGACCGATCAAGTCAGAGCATTCGTCCCGTATCGAAGTCGTCGCGCCCGGTGTGAATACCCGTCAATCCGTCCGCGAGCCCCTGCAGACCGGCATCAAGGCGATCGACGCCATGATTCCGATCGGGCGTGGCCAGCGCGAGTTGATCATCGGCGACCGGCAGACCGGGAAGACCGCGATCGCGGTCGATACGATCATCAATCAAAAGGGCCTGGGCGTATTCTGCATTTATGTCGCGGTCGGCCAGAAGCGTTCGACCGTCGCCCGCGTCGTCAAGACACTCGAAGAAAACCACGCCATGGAATACAGCATCGTGGTCGCGGCGACCGCCAGCGACCCGGCGCCGATGCAGTTCCTGGCGCCGTTCGCCGGCGCGGCGATCGGAGAGTATTTCCGCGATAACGGCAAGCATGCGCTGATCGTGTACGACGATCTGTCAAAGCATGCGGTGGCCTATCGGCAATTGTCGTTGTTGCTCCGCAGACCGCCGGGACGCGAAGCCTATCCGGGCGACGTGTTCTATCTGCACTCACGCTTGCTGGAGCGGGCGGCCAAGTTGAGCGAAAAGCTCGGCGGAGGCAGTTTGACAGCCCTTCCGATCATTGAAACGCAAGCCGGCGACGTGTCGGCCTACATTCCGACCAACGTGATTTCAATCACCGACGGCCAGATCTATCTCGGCAGCGATTTGTTCTACTCAGGTATTCGACCGGCCATCAACGTCGGTTTGTCGGTCTCCCGCGTCGGCGGATCCGCGCAGATCAAGACGATGAAGCAGGTTGCCGGTACCTTGCGGCTCGATCTGGCGCAGTATCGCGAAATGGCGGCCTTCTCGCAGTTCGGCAGCGAGCTCGACAAGGCGACGCAGATGCAGCTCGCGCGCGGCGTGCGCATGGTCGAGTTGCTCAAGCAGGGCCAGTACAAGCCGATGCCGGTGGCCGATCAGGTGCTCTCGATCCATGCCGGCGTCAACGGGTATCTCGACGATGTGCCCGTCGACAAGGTGCTGCAGTTCGAAGCGGACTATCTCCACTATGTGCAGCAGCATCATCCCGATTTGAAGAAGGAAATTGCCAGCATCGGCAAGATCGACGACAAGGTGGGAGCCCGGCTGAAAGAAATCATCACGACGTTCAAACAGAAGATGGGATACGGCGCGAAATAA
- the atpH gene encoding ATP synthase F1 subunit delta, with translation MIKTAVARRYAKALFELLDSSTIEATRGTLNGLSQAMQDSVSLRHVVASPVFGMEEKIAVLTEIGGRFGCPPAGKAFIGQLVKKNRIGFLPEIADAFGKLVDQSKGTQQVTVSSAAALPTAEQDRIKARLRDTLKRDVDITFQTDASHLAGLQISIGSTVVDSTVRGRLRAMQSLLTKE, from the coding sequence GTGATTAAGACAGCAGTTGCGCGACGTTACGCCAAAGCCCTCTTCGAGCTCCTCGATTCCTCCACTATCGAAGCGACGCGGGGTACCCTCAATGGCCTGTCTCAGGCCATGCAGGACTCTGTCTCCCTCCGACACGTGGTCGCGTCCCCGGTGTTCGGCATGGAAGAAAAGATTGCCGTGCTCACCGAGATCGGTGGCCGATTCGGATGCCCCCCGGCCGGCAAGGCCTTTATCGGGCAGCTCGTGAAAAAGAATCGCATCGGGTTTCTGCCGGAAATCGCCGACGCCTTCGGGAAGCTCGTCGATCAATCCAAGGGGACTCAGCAAGTGACCGTATCGAGTGCGGCTGCGTTGCCCACGGCAGAACAAGACCGCATCAAAGCACGCCTTCGCGACACCCTGAAGCGAGACGTGGATATCACCTTTCAGACCGACGCCAGTCACCTCGCGGGCCTGCAGATTTCTATCGGCAGCACGGTCGTCGATAGTACCGTCCGAGGTCGCTTGCGCGCCATGCAGAGCCTGTTGACGAAGGAGTAG
- a CDS encoding mechanosensitive ion channel family protein, whose amino-acid sequence MLAMDTLTQYAVKYGLQALVAIGIFAAGSLGARWAGNLMQQALERQTLEPPVRMLLVRIVKIIVLLFTAVIALEALGVPIAPLVAGIGVAGVGIGLALQGVLSNVMAGLSIIFTKPYKVGEHISLLGVHGDVVMIDIFSTTLMHSDHSRVVIPNRKIVGEILHNFGTIRQLHFTVDVSYKTDLNQALAIVREIVENHSHVLKDPQAAIGVSRLGQPAVTIAVEPWTQVVHYGSLQGELSKAIVERFRTAQIEFPPSPLSVSAR is encoded by the coding sequence ATGCTCGCAATGGATACTCTCACGCAATACGCGGTGAAGTACGGCCTGCAGGCGCTCGTGGCCATCGGCATTTTTGCCGCCGGTTCGCTGGGCGCGCGCTGGGCCGGGAACCTGATGCAGCAGGCGCTTGAGCGGCAGACACTGGAGCCGCCGGTGCGGATGCTGCTCGTCCGCATTGTCAAAATCATCGTCCTCTTGTTTACGGCCGTCATCGCGCTGGAAGCGCTCGGTGTGCCGATTGCGCCGCTGGTCGCAGGAATCGGTGTGGCTGGTGTGGGGATCGGTCTGGCGCTGCAGGGCGTTTTAAGTAATGTGATGGCAGGACTCTCGATCATCTTCACGAAGCCGTATAAGGTGGGAGAACATATCTCGTTGTTGGGCGTGCACGGCGATGTCGTGATGATCGACATCTTTTCCACGACTCTGATGCACTCAGATCATTCCCGTGTGGTGATTCCGAACCGTAAGATTGTCGGAGAAATCTTGCATAACTTCGGGACGATTCGACAGCTGCACTTCACAGTGGATGTGTCGTACAAAACGGATCTGAATCAAGCTCTGGCAATTGTGCGGGAGATTGTGGAGAACCACTCGCATGTGCTCAAAGATCCGCAAGCGGCGATCGGTGTCAGCCGGCTGGGGCAGCCAGCCGTTACGATTGCTGTCGAACCCTGGACTCAAGTCGTGCACTACGGATCGCTGCAGGGCGAACTCAGCAAGGCGATCGTGGAGCGGTTTCGCACAGCCCAGATCGAGTTTCCTCCCTCCCCGCTGTCCGTGTCTGCCAGGTGA